A genomic window from Paramormyrops kingsleyae isolate MSU_618 chromosome 23, PKINGS_0.4, whole genome shotgun sequence includes:
- the LOC111854215 gene encoding mediator of RNA polymerase II transcription subunit 30, giving the protein MSAALPAKGPGLPGMPSLPPQQQPAPHGPPTAGPSQATMPLREISPVFLCRIGQETVQDIITRTMEIFQITRATQLPNGVTQSQAVYQDRFGKLQEHLRQLSLLFRKLRLLYERCVEMTSDLQEAPAELVPYAGEEVAPVRVEPCSPAVIHERQEVLEKVRQKNQEMKGLMDQMRNLLWDVNAMLTLRK; this is encoded by the exons ATGTCTGCCGCTTTGCCCGCGAAGGGGCCCGGCCTTCCTGGCATGCCCAGCTTGCCTCCCCAGCAGCAGCCGGCCCCCCACGGCCCCCCCACAGCCGGGCCCAGCCAGGCCACCATGCCTCTGCGTGAGATCTCGCCCGTCTTCCTGTGTCGCATTGGCCAGGAGACTGTGCAGGACATCATCACGCGCACCATGGAGATCTTCCAGATAACTCGTGCCACACAG CTGCCAAACGGCGTGACGCAGAGCCAGGCCGTGTACCAGGACCGCTTCGGCAAGCTTCAGGAACACCTGCGCCAGCTGAGCCTGCTCTTCCGTAAGCTGCGGCTGCTGTATGAGCGCTGCGTGgagatgacctctgacctgcaggaGGCCCCGGCGGAG ctggtgcCCTATGCTGGAGAAGAGGTGGCCCCCGTCCGGGTGGAACCCTGTAGCCCAGCTGTGATCCACGAGAGGCAGGAGGTGCTGGAG AAGGTGAGGCAGAAGAACCAGGAGATGAAGGGGCTGATGGACCAGATGAGGAATTTGTTGTGGGACGTCAATGCCATGTTGACCCTGAGGAAGTGA